CGGTCAAGGTGGCCGGTGGTGCCCGCATCGAGTCCCCGCTCAGCGACTCGCAGCTGAGCGCCGCCATCACCCGTGCCGAGCAGTCGGCTAACCGCGTGCCCGCGAACCGCCAGCAGAGCCGTCGCCGTGGCCCGATCATCCTCAACAGCTTCGAGGCCATCGGCGCCGAAGACTGCTGTGTGGATCCCGTGCCCTTCGGCGCCACCGTGCCGCCCGATCCGGACATCACCGCTGGCCCCGACCACGTGATCGTGGTCGTGAACGTGACCTTCGCCATCTACGACAAGGCCGGCAACGAACTGCAGCCGCCGACCGCCTTCAGCGAGTTCTTCGCTGGCGTGGATCCTGCCTGTGAGCCCGGCGGTCCCTTCGATCCTGACGTCGTGTACGACGAGTCCACCGGCCAGTACATCCTGGGCGTGGACGGCGCCGGCACGGACTACTGCATCGCCGCCACCACCGACGGTGATCCCCTCGGCACCTGGAACCGCTTCGCCTTCCCCGCTGACATCGACGGTGAGTTCTTCGACTTCCCGCACATGGGTGTCGGCACGGACGCCATCTACGTGGGCTCCAACCAGTTCACCGCCAGCTTCGTCGGCGGCCGTATCTTCGCGGTCAACAAGGACGACCTGCTGAACGGCGATCCGATCCGCGTGGTTCAGCGCCTGGTGCCGGACTTCAACAGCACGCCGCAGCCGGCGCAGCTGCGTGGCGCCAACGACGGCACCTTCCCGACCGAAGGTCCGAACTACTTCATGACGGAAGTGTTCGACGGCCCGACCCACAGCGTGTGGGCCTGGGACGCTCCCTTCGGTGCTGACGTGCTGACCAAGCTCGGCGACGTGGACCTGGCCACCGCCTCCAAGCTCGCTTGTGCCGATGGCTCCTGCTTCCCCGTGTCCGTGCCGCAGGCCGGCTCCGACGTCCTGCTGGCCGGCAACGACTGGCGTGGTCAGGAGACTGAGTTCCGCAACGGCAAGCTGTGGACCACGCAGACCGTGTCCTGCGATCCCGGCACCGGTGTGGTCAACTGCGCCCGTTGGGCTCAGATCGATCCCGCTGAGGTCACCGTGGGCGCGAGCACCGACGGCGTCATCCGCGCTGGCGTGCTGACCGCCCGCGACGGCGTGCATCGCTTCTTCCCGAGCCTCGCCGTGGACCGCTGCGAGAACATGGCTATCGGCTACACCAAGAGCAGCGACTCCATGTTCCCGTCCGTGGCCGCTTCCGGTCGTCTGGCCGTCGATCCGATGAACCGCCTGCGCGCGGACTCGGACATCGTGGCCGGTACGGAGGCCTACCGTTCCTTCCAGGATCCTGGCGCTCCCAACCGCTGGGGTGACTACACCGGCATGGCGACCGACCCGGACGGTCGTCGCTTCTGGTACGTCGGTCAGTACGCGGCGGAGAGTGACAACGTCAACGCCAACTGGAAGACCTTCGTGGCCGAGCTGACCTTCGGCTGCCGCTTGCCGCTGCCCAACTAAGGGTCGCGCTAAGCTGGGGCACCCCTGCTCGGGTGCCTCACACCAAAGGGCGATGCCATTGCGGCATCGCCCTTTTTCGTGGCGCTGAGCCCATACGAAAAAGGGCTGCACCCCCTGGGGAGTGCAGCCCTTGGCGACAGCAGATGTCGCGTGCCGGAACTTAGAAGTTCAGGCTGAGGTCCTCAACCACTTCCATCGCGATGTAGTTGGTACCCGTCGGCAGTCCGTTGGACCGGGCGTAGCTGTTAGCTGCGGACAGGGTCTGGGGACCGATGATGCCGTCGATCGGACCGTTGTAGCGACCGGCGTCCTGAAGTGCGCGCTGCAGGGATGCAACGTTCGGCTGGGTCAGGTTGACGGCACACACCACCTGGCGCCACTCGAGGTTCTCCTCGTTCGTCTTCACGCGGCGGGTCACGGTGTCGTACTGGGCGGGGATCGGGATGCGACGCTCGGAAGCCGAGTCGACCAGCTGGGTCACGGTCACGGTGTCGTACTCGGCAGGGATGGTGACCTCGCGAGTGGTGGCTGCGCTCACGAGCACCCGCTTCTCGATGGTGCGGTACTCAGCCGGGATCACGACCTCACGGGTGGTGGCGGGCTGGTCGACCACGCGACGGGTGACCGTCTCGTACTTGGCCGGCACTTCCACCAGACACATGATCTCACCGGTGTCGGTGGTGGCACTATCGACGACGTTAGTCGCGAAGCTGGACGCGGGACCGCGCTTCCACTCGGTACGCGCCGGCGAAATCAGCACCTGCTCGGTGACCGTGCGGTAGGTGGCGGGCACTTCTTCGATGCGGGTGGACTCACCCTTGACCAGCACACGCTCGGTGACGGTCTCGTAGACAGCCGGCACCACTTCCAGGCGGGTGGAGGCTTCCTTCACGAGCACCGTCTCCTGCACCGTCTCGTAACGGGCGGGGATGATCTCGACGCGCTCGGACTCCTCGCTCACCAGGACGGTCTCGGTCTCGGTGGTGTAGCTCGCGGGGATCAGCACGCGGGCGTAGCACTCGCCCGGCACGGGGTTCGGCGGAAACAGCGGGTCGACGGACAGCATGGCGGTCATCGCGTTGCTATCGCTGCCGCTGTCGCGAGCGGCACTCTCGGCAGCCTCGAGCTCGCGCTCACGCTGCATCAGCTCGCTCTCGAGCGAGGAGATACGGTCACGCTGGCTGTCGATGAGTTCCTGGCTGCCGTTCGACGCGCTGTCGACCATGGCCGTGTCTTCGGTGGTGGCGCAGCCGGTGGCGAGCAGTGCCATGCCGACGACGGTACCTGCGGTGAAAGTTCTAGTCATTTTCATTCTCTCTCTTGGCTCCCTAGAGGTAGGTAGTCGTCGGCCCCTACCGACGCTGGGGCGCATTCTAGGCAGCCGATCACGAATGGGAAGATCTCGGAACATAGGTTCACAATCACGTTTTTTTTCATCTTTTTCTGCCAACGCTTGCGCTCGATGGTGAACTTAAAAGTAGCGCGCAATCAATTACTTGGTCCCAAACCGAGAACTGCCGAGATGGCCGAAGCCAGCCGCCAGCGTTGTGTCTTTTCGTGTGTTTTCGGGTCCGCAGGCCAGGCGCGAGGCAACGGTGCGCACCGATCGGGTCGGCCAGGGGTAGGCCGCCCGCCCGAGGGCGCTCTGAAGGGTGCCCCGACGGAGGCATCTCGTTACTATGGAATAGAAGCGATCTGACGAACCCTTTGAGAAAACGCAATCAATGGCGCAGCTCAACTACAAGCACCTTCGCTACTTCTGGGCCATCGCCCACGCTGGCAGCCTGGCCGCTGCGGCGGAGCGCCTGAGCGTGTCCCAATCCGCCCTGTCCACCCAGTTGCGCCAGCTCGAAGTGCGCCTCGGCCACGCCTTGTTCGATCGCCGCCATCGGCGGCTGGAGCTCACCGAGGCCGGTCGCATCGCCCTGGAGTTCGCCGACAGCATCTTCAAGGCCGGCGACGAGCTGCTGCGCACCCTCGAGGGATCCCATCTGGACGAACGCCAACAGCTCAGAGTTGGCGCCGTGGCTACTCTGTCGCGTAACTTCCAGATTCAACTCCTGGCGCCCGTGCTGCGCGACGCCAGCGTGGACCTGACCTTGCGCACGGGCAGCCTACGCGAGCTGCTCGCCTCCCTGGATAGCCACAACCTGGACGTGGTGCTGTCCAATCTGCCCGTGCCGCGCGAGGCGCACTCGCTCACGCGCAGCCAACGGATCGCTGAACAGGGCGTCAGCCTCGTGTCGAGCCAGCCGGCCCCCGATGGTTTTCGTTTCCCCGACGACCTGGACGGCACCCGCGTGCTGCTGCCGAGTTGGCAGAACAACGTACGCGCAGGCTTCGATTTACTGTTGGAGCAAGCGGGCGTGCACGTCGATGTGGTGGCAGAGGTGGACGATATGCCCATGCTGCGCTTGCTGGCGCGCGAGGGATTGGGGATTGCTCTGGTGCCGCCCGTGGTGGTGTTCGATGAGCTGGCGCAGGGCGTCCTCCACGAGCTCTGTCAGGTGCCCGGGCTGAACGAGTCCTTTTACGCCATCACCCGCGGACGACGCTTCCCGAACCCACTGGTGGACCAACTGCTCACGGCCTAGGGCGCCAGTCCTAGCTGAAGGCTTGCAGCCGCGCGCAGGCGGAGCTGACCAGGAAACGTGAGTACGCGCGATGCAGGGGAATGCTCCAGCGCCATCCGTCGATGGTGCCCGCCGCCTCGCCCTCCTCCGCGCGCGCCTTCGGCACCAGCGCGGAGCCGAAGTACAAGCGCACCCCGTGCGCCTCGGGTTGCGTCCGCCACCAGGTGCGGGTGCGCGCCGAGCGATCCCGCAGCAGCAGCTCCTGGGGCGTGCGATGTTCGACGGTCCACACGGCGAAGCTCTCGGCATCACCGGCGACCAGCGCCGCCACCGCCCCATCGCTGCTGTCGGCACGGGCCAGCGTACGCAAGACGGCGCGCTCCAGGCGGAACACGCGCGAACCGAGAAAGGCCTCCAGCCATCGACTGTGGGCTACGCCACTGGTACAGGACACGCTGAAGCAGTCCACGTAGCAGTCGGGCCGCTGATACACCTCGAGCAGCGCTCCACTCGGCAGCGGTGTGGACTCGATCGAGGAAAACAAGGCAGCGCTCCGTCACTGATCAAAGGCGTTGGGTCCGCACGCCCCGCCCACTATCGCCGAGAACCCCCGGCGCAGCAACGCGCTGGCGGACGAGCGGACCGGCGGTGAAATCCGACGCCTTGCGCACCCGGCCCAGCCCCCGAGGATGCGTCAACTTTTCGACGCTATGCGGGATACCAACGCCTCACCCGGCGCGATTCCAGCAATCTTCGTCACTTTGAATCCGTTGCAGCCCTTGCGCGAAAGGAGCGTAGTAGCATCGCCCCATGATTCCCCACGACCGAGTTGAGCGTACGCCATGAGCACCGCCATCGCCTTCCTGCTCGCTGCCACCTTCGTGATCTCTGTGGGCGGTCTCGCGCTCCTGATCTGGGCCCTCGCCAACGACCAACTCACCATCGGACCGAAGGCGGCACGCACGATCTTCGTGCCCGGTGAGATCGGTCGTATCGAAGACCCCGCATCGGTGGACTCCGTGCGCGCCCAGATGCAGGCCGAGCGAGGCACCCTCGACGACGATGAACACGCCAATGAGCGGGAGGATGAGCTGGAGGCGAGAGGCCTCGCCGACACCACCTCGCGCACGCCGGTGGTCTGGTGGCTTGGCTCATCGCTGCTGTGGCTGCTGGTCGGCTCCCTGCTGGGCGTGATCGCCTCGATCAAGTTGCACGTGCCGGAATGGCTGGTGGAAGAGGCTGTGCTCACCTTCGGGCGGGTACGGCCGGCCCACCTGAACCTCGTGTCCTTCGGCTGGTCCTCCATGGCGGGCGTCGGCGTCGGCCTGTGGCTGATCCCGCGATTGTTCAAGGTGCGCCTTGCGGGCGGTTCCTACGCGACCGTCGGCGCGATGATCTGGAACGCCGGCCTCACCATCGGCGTGGTCGCGCTCCTGTCCGGCGGCTCCGACGGCATGGAGTGGCTGGAGCTCCCCTGGCAGGCCGACATCGCCCTGGTGATCGGCGGCGCCCTGGCCGCGGTGCCCCTGATCGCCTCGCTGCTCAAGCGCCGCGTTCAACACCTGTACGTCAGCGCCTGGTACCTGCTCGGCGCCCTGATCTGGTTCCCCATGTTGTTCGTGACCGCCAACCTTCCGAATCTGTTCGGTGGCGTCGAGCAATCCATGCTGAACTGGTGGTACGCCCACAACGTGCTTGGCCTGTGGCTCTCGCCCCTGGGGCTTGCCGCCGCGTACTACTTCATCCCGAAGATCATCGGGCGACCGATCTACTCCTACAGCCTGTCCCTGATCGGCTTCTGGGCGCTGGCCCTGTTCTACTCCCAGGTGGGGTTGCATCACCTGATCGGAGGCCCCGTGCCCACCTGGGCCGTGACCATCTCGATCGTGCACAGCGTGATGATGGCGATCCCCGTGCTGGCGGTGGCGGTCAATCACCACATGACGGTCATCAAGCACTGGCGGTTGCTCTTCTACTCCCCCACCCTGCGCTTCGTGACCCTGGGCGCCATGATGTACACCCTGTCCTCCATCCAGGGGTCTATCGAAGCGCTGCGCGCGGTGAACACGGTCACCCACTTCACCCACTATACGGTGGCCCACGCCCACCTCGGTGCCTACGGCTTCTTCTCTTTCGTGATGTTCGGCAGCATCTACTTCATCCTGCCGCGTATCACCGGCCGCGAGTGGCCCTACCCAAAGGCCATCATCGCCCACTTCTGGTTGGTGACGATCGGCTTTGCCATCTACTTCGTGCCGCTGTCGATCGGCGGCTGGCTCCAGGGGCTCGCCATGCTCGATGCCACCCGCCCCTTCATGGAATCGGTGGAGGTGACCAAGCCCTACCTGTTGGCACGCTCAGTAGGTGGGTCGCTCATGACCCTGGGCCATCTGATCTTCGTTACCCATGCCCTCGCCGTGCTCCTGCGCAGCGGACCGGCGCGCGGTGATGCGGCCATGTTCCGCGACCGCAGTCGCGCGCGCAGCCTGGCCGACGCGCAGGCAGGAGTGAGCCCATGACCCGCGCCTTAGGTATTCTGGCGGCGGCCGCCATGATCCTGTTGTTCGCCGCATTGATGATCGTGGTCATGCCTGCGATGCAACTGCAGGCCTCGGCCCGCGCCCCCGAGGGATTGGAGCCCTACTCGGAGGCCGCCGCACGCGGCCGCGCCACCTACATCAGCCTCGGCTGCGTGTACTGCCACAGTCAGCAGCCGCGCGACCCGTCCATCGCGCCTGACCAGCAGCGCGGCTGGGGCCGAGCCGCCGTGCCCGGCGACTACGCCTACGACTCCCCGCACCTGCTCGGCACGATGCGCACGGGCCCGGACCTGCTCAACATCGGCGCCCGCCAGCCGAGCATCGACTGGCACCTGACGCACCTGTACAACCCACGCGCGGTGATGCCCTGGAGCATCATGCCGTCCTACCCCTTCCTCTTCGACAGCACCCAACTGCCGAGCGAGCAAGACGTGCAGGTGAAGTTGCCACCGGAGTACGCGCCCGAGGACGGCAGCGTGGTCATCGCCTCGCCCGACGCTCTCGACCTCGTGCAGTACATGCTCGAACTCGACCGCACCTACCCGGTGGACGAGATCCCGGTGATCGAAACCGACGGGGGAACACCGAGCGATGAGTGATCCCAAGGACCAGGCTGCCGACGTCGAACCCGCGACGAGCGCGGGCGATGAGCAATTCGAGCGCGTTCAGCGACGCGAACGTCGCGAGCCCGAGGAACTGCAAAACCCCGTGCCCCGGCCCCTCGCCGCCCTCGCCATCGGACTGATCGTGTGGGGCGCCTGGTACTACTTCCAGAACACCGGGTATCCGGTGGCGGCGGGCGATCGGCGCACGGCGATCGTCATCGACACCTCTGCGGCCATCGACGGCAGCGCCGTGTACGCCGCGAATTGCGTGGCCTGCCACCAGGCCAACGGCGGCGGGCTGGCTGGCGTCTTTCCACCCCTGGCGTCCTCGGAATGGGTGCTGGGTGATGATGCTCGTCTGGTGCAGATTCTCCTGCACGGTATCGTGGGCAGCATCGAGGTGCAGGGCCAGACCTACGCCGGCGCAATGCCCGCCTTCGGCCAACTGGCAGACGGTGAGATCGCCGCCGTCCTCACCCACGTGCGCGCCACCTGGGGCAACGACGCCTCGCCCATCACCCCGCAACAGGTGGCGGAAGGTCGCCAGCGCTTCCCCGACCGGGCAGCGCCATGGAATGGCGGCGATGAGCTGAACGCTGTGTTCCCGCCGAGCAGCAGCCGACATCAGGGCCCGCCACCGGCCGCCCGGGTGGCCCAGACGACGCCGTGAGCGGAGCCGCGGATGACCTCCCCTAAGGCATTCGCTGACCAAGGCGACAAACCGCAGACGCGTACGGACGTGCTGCTGATCGACGGCATGTTCTGCGCCGCCTGCGCGGCCAGTGTGGAGGCGGCGATCAGGCGCCATCCCGGCGTCGATGAGGTCAACGTCAACTTCGCCGCGGAGGCGGCGGTGATCGAACGCGCGGCGGGTCGAGCCGGCGGCGACCTACCCGCGCTCATCGAGCGCATCGCGAGTCTCGGCTACCGTGCTCGCTCGAGCGCGCTCGCAGAGGGAGGCGAACGCTCCCGCGAGCACGATCCGATCGCCCGAGATCTGAGCCTGCGCCTCATCATCGCCGTGTTCTTCGGCATGTGGGTGATGCTGCCATCGGTGGGCCTCTACCTGGACGCGGGTGCCGGCCAACCGGTCACCCAGTGGCGCCTGGCGCTGGCCGCGGGCGTGCTGTGCCTGCCCGTCGTGCTGTGGAGCGGGCTGCCGTTCTACCGCATGGCCTGGCGCACCCTGCGCGCCGGAACGCCTGGCATCGATGCACTCGTCACCATCGGCACGGTCGGTGCGCTCCTGCTCTCGGTGATCTCCTTGAGCCGGGGCAGCGCTGCCGTGTACTTCGAGGTCGCCGTGGCACTGATCGCCCTGCAACTGCTCGCCCGCCTGATCGACCTTCGGGTACGACGGCGGGCACGGGAGGCCATCAGCGCCCTGGTCGCCCTCACCCCGACGCGCTTGCGACGCTTGCGCAACGGTGAAGAGCGCGACGTGGCGCTGAAGGAGATCAAGATCGGTGATCGCCTGCGGGTCCTTGCCGGGGAACGGCTGGCGGTGGACGGGGTGGTGCACGAGGGTCTCGCCAGCGTCGACCGCAGCCTCCTCAGCGGCGAGAGCGAAGCCGTGACGGTGCAAGCGGGCGCGGCGCTGCACGCCGGCGAGCGACTGGTCGACGGCGCCGTCACGTTAGAGGTCATGGCCGGCGCTGGGCGACGGCGCCTGGACGCCCTCGCCAAGCAGGTGCGCCAGATGTTGGCGAGCAAAGCGCCCTGGCAGCGCGCCGTCGACCGCCTGGCGCGCTACTTCTTGTGGCTAT
The sequence above is drawn from the Pseudomonadota bacterium genome and encodes:
- a CDS encoding peptidoglycan-binding domain-containing protein gives rise to the protein MTRTFTAGTVVGMALLATGCATTEDTAMVDSASNGSQELIDSQRDRISSLESELMQRERELEAAESAARDSGSDSNAMTAMLSVDPLFPPNPVPGECYARVLIPASYTTETETVLVSEESERVEIIPARYETVQETVLVKEASTRLEVVPAVYETVTERVLVKGESTRIEEVPATYRTVTEQVLISPARTEWKRGPASSFATNVVDSATTDTGEIMCLVEVPAKYETVTRRVVDQPATTREVVIPAEYRTIEKRVLVSAATTREVTIPAEYDTVTVTQLVDSASERRIPIPAQYDTVTRRVKTNEENLEWRQVVCAVNLTQPNVASLQRALQDAGRYNGPIDGIIGPQTLSAANSYARSNGLPTGTNYIAMEVVEDLSLNF
- a CDS encoding LysR family transcriptional regulator; its protein translation is MAQLNYKHLRYFWAIAHAGSLAAAAERLSVSQSALSTQLRQLEVRLGHALFDRRHRRLELTEAGRIALEFADSIFKAGDELLRTLEGSHLDERQQLRVGAVATLSRNFQIQLLAPVLRDASVDLTLRTGSLRELLASLDSHNLDVVLSNLPVPREAHSLTRSQRIAEQGVSLVSSQPAPDGFRFPDDLDGTRVLLPSWQNNVRAGFDLLLEQAGVHVDVVAEVDDMPMLRLLAREGLGIALVPPVVVFDELAQGVLHELCQVPGLNESFYAITRGRRFPNPLVDQLLTA
- a CDS encoding cbb3-type cytochrome c oxidase subunit I, yielding MSTAIAFLLAATFVISVGGLALLIWALANDQLTIGPKAARTIFVPGEIGRIEDPASVDSVRAQMQAERGTLDDDEHANEREDELEARGLADTTSRTPVVWWLGSSLLWLLVGSLLGVIASIKLHVPEWLVEEAVLTFGRVRPAHLNLVSFGWSSMAGVGVGLWLIPRLFKVRLAGGSYATVGAMIWNAGLTIGVVALLSGGSDGMEWLELPWQADIALVIGGALAAVPLIASLLKRRVQHLYVSAWYLLGALIWFPMLFVTANLPNLFGGVEQSMLNWWYAHNVLGLWLSPLGLAAAYYFIPKIIGRPIYSYSLSLIGFWALALFYSQVGLHHLIGGPVPTWAVTISIVHSVMMAIPVLAVAVNHHMTVIKHWRLLFYSPTLRFVTLGAMMYTLSSIQGSIEALRAVNTVTHFTHYTVAHAHLGAYGFFSFVMFGSIYFILPRITGREWPYPKAIIAHFWLVTIGFAIYFVPLSIGGWLQGLAMLDATRPFMESVEVTKPYLLARSVGGSLMTLGHLIFVTHALAVLLRSGPARGDAAMFRDRSRARSLADAQAGVSP
- a CDS encoding cbb3-type cytochrome c oxidase subunit II, yielding MTRALGILAAAAMILLFAALMIVVMPAMQLQASARAPEGLEPYSEAAARGRATYISLGCVYCHSQQPRDPSIAPDQQRGWGRAAVPGDYAYDSPHLLGTMRTGPDLLNIGARQPSIDWHLTHLYNPRAVMPWSIMPSYPFLFDSTQLPSEQDVQVKLPPEYAPEDGSVVIASPDALDLVQYMLELDRTYPVDEIPVIETDGGTPSDE
- a CDS encoding c-type cytochrome, giving the protein MSDPKDQAADVEPATSAGDEQFERVQRRERREPEELQNPVPRPLAALAIGLIVWGAWYYFQNTGYPVAAGDRRTAIVIDTSAAIDGSAVYAANCVACHQANGGGLAGVFPPLASSEWVLGDDARLVQILLHGIVGSIEVQGQTYAGAMPAFGQLADGEIAAVLTHVRATWGNDASPITPQQVAEGRQRFPDRAAPWNGGDELNAVFPPSSSRHQGPPPAARVAQTTP